ACGCTCATGCTTTTGACGGTGGAGTTGCTGGAACCAGTTCCTTCGGATACTTCTTGATCCAGACCACCAAGTTTAAGAATGTAGATGATGAAGCCAGTCACCAAAGTGGAAGTAGATAAGATAATTTGGATGAGCATGAGGGCCAGAAGGGCTAAATTAAAACGGGTGTGTTTCTGGTGAAGTAGGTATATGATGCACATGACCATACAAAATACCTTGAAGATGGCATCAGCCACCATTTTGAATAACAAACTGAATGGTACAAGCCGTATAAGCAACCATAAACATAGGGAAAAGGTTGAGATGGTAGATAAAAGTAGAATGATATCGATGGATTTGAGGTCGATCGCCAACGTAACTATCACAAGTGAGCCGAGTACCAAACTTACTAGAAGTAGGACTCCATTAAAAGCATGATCCGTTGTGATAAGACGTCGGAGCAACATCGTAAGCAATAAATATAGGGAGAGTATAGGTTGATGAACTCGGAgcaaaaaaatatttcCTACCACACAAATGATGGAATCAACAATTGCGTGTGAAACATCAAGATCAGCCCCAAAACAGGTTTAAGGTCTTCGGAGCAGGAATAGGTAAGCTATCCCTCTGTAAGCGGAAGCTCCAAGCCATGCAAGTTGAATGGTATACGGGGGAATTAGCCAATCAAAGGCATTGATTACAGGTACAGAGCAGGATATAACCAGAGTTACTCCAAAGACTTCCTAATCTTACCACAACCACAATAAACCAGAgtggttttgttgatgttgacaGGAACATATGTTTATGGTACGTCTCAAATAGGCAATGTAAaaattgcagccaaaacATTTGCCTGAGACACACTTGAAACTACGCGAACTAAAAATCACAATATATTCCTATCGACTATGGGTATAACTAAACTAGTGAATTAGTAACCAAAGGTATAGTCACCAGCAATCCATCGGTTGACCATGTCCAAAGAGTTTTCGGGCTGGTCAAAAGGAACCATGTGACCTCCTCCAAACACTCTCAAGAAGGTAAACTTGTCAAAATTCTTGACATCTCCAGCATGAACCTTACCGTTGTTCCATTTTTGGACTGGAGCCACCGAGAAGCCGTCGGCTCCCTTCCATTCCAAAGCGTCAGTCCAACCCTGGTTTCCCAACCAGTTACAGATAAAGTCTTTGTCTCCCGCGTAGATCAATACAGGCAAACCCGAGTCCAACACTTCGATaacatcttctttgaattgAGGCTTCATCCAGTCGCCAGTAAACAAAAAGTTTCTGTTGATGTCAAAGTTGCAACTCTCAAACTCTTCCACCTCAGCCCCAACAGCTGCCTTGACCTCAGGCAAGTTCAAGTATTGGTCAATGTAGTCCATTTGGGAGTAGCAGAGTTGACCTTCGCACATGGTTCTGATGTCGTAGACGTTTCTTCCGGTCTTCTGGTATGGTCCCATCTGAGCATTGTTACAGTAGATGGTAGCAGGTACACAGGCCCAGGCAGACGATGATTCGTAGCAGGCGGCAATCAACGAAGTACATCTTCCAATACTTGCCTCCATTGAATCACATTCTTCAGGCTCCAACACCGATGGGtatccacctccaccacaGGCCATTGGCTGGTAGTAGTTGTATTGCACCAAGGGATCGGTCAAACCGTTTCCAATCAACACCGACGTCAACTCAAAGTTCTTTTCTGGAGCCTCCAAGATGGTCTTGGCCATAGTAGGAATGTAGTGACCTGCGTAAGATTCTCCCGCAATGTGGAAAGGAAGTTTCTGGTACTCGGGGAACTTAGCGTAGaacaactccaaaaacGCCAACACGTCCACGGCAGCGGCGGTGGTATCCGTAACAGACTCAGATGAGTAGGAGTATCCCACGTTCACTGGCTgatccaagaaaatcaccgaGGCATTGTTGTTCCAGGAATGAGGGTTTCTGATtggcttcaagtcttcacCAATGGAAGAAGGACCTAACTCGAAGAATAATCCAGTCATGGAAGAACACCCAGGACCTCCGTTAAGCCACAAGATAACCGGGTCGGTCTTGGGGTCGTTTCTACTCTCGAAAAACCAGTAGAAAAAGTGcttgtcttcatcttcaatgtcCAAGTACCCAGTGTACTGCTTAACATCGTCAATTCCCAAGGACTTGGGCGTGGCCTTACCTCTCAATTTGTgatttttgaacttgtcaCTCTTGACAAGAAAGTCAAACTTGTGCTCAATGCTCTTTTTTCCAGGAATCTTGTTCATCATCGACGTCACCGCGTGTGGGTAGTCAGCCATCATCTCAGCCCACAAGTCCTTGGTGCTCTGAGTCAATTTCGAAACGGGttcgttcaaaaagttACCCATGGACTCGAAAAAGTCTGTCCCGGCATTGTCACCAAAGAGTTTGAGTAATCGgttgttgttcatcaaactAAGGGGTGTCTGCAACATGTTTGTGTCGAAGGGGTTTTGAATGGCCAACGCATTGAGGGCAGCCAACGAGTTGGCGGCAGCGAAAGCAGTGCTAAGTCTCATGATGGTATAGATGAGAGTTAGGGGATGGCGGGAAAAAAAGCTGGGGGTTGTGCGCTTTATATGCGGAAGCCGTTCCTGTATGGGGCCATCCCTTGCTAGTCATTCAACCAGCGGTGAGTGCGCGGCAACTGCTAGTGCAAGACCAGGGGTGCGAATAGTACCAGACGTCCTACCCCGGTGCTGGAATGCGCTCACCGATAAGAGTGACGTGCCGGAACCGCATTTCCGCTCTGGTCTACATTCTTGCCACTTTGAGGACCACCCATGCGCCGTTATAGTCGATGTGCAGGCGTACTTTAAGAATGAAGATTCTGATAAGATACGCCTAAAACATCATTTTTGTTTTAGAAGATATGAACGAACAGGGTATTGCATTCTAAATCGATGTACATCCAACTCGATCACTAGAAAGGACTTTTTTAGTTTGCCAAGGTAATAATTTAACCGAAAGCTTGGATAACTACCATTACGGAGGTAGAAATAACTACTAATTATACTACGAAAGGTGCCAAATTGATTCAGCCATCTCGGAATTACCTACATGCGTGCATAAGTCAGAACAGTATGATGAGTGCAAAAAACAGGAGGCAATTTACCATATCGGTCAAAATGGGACATTCCTACTCTTCCAAGCACAGAAAAGAAAGTAACACTTGATGGTTAAAAGAGCTTTAAATAATGTTAGATTTCTATGATGTATTACGAGGCCGCTCCACAAAGTTTGGTGGAGATTCGAATGTCAACTGTCTGGTTTGAGTTTGTATTTTACATAATATAACTTCCTAATGAACTCATATAAATCACTTGCAACTGCCCAACATTTGCAGAATGACAGTGAGAAGCTGCTCGTTCTCACATGCAGCTGCAACACGCTCCTTGTCATTAAGCTGCTTGTTCACCTGGTTTTCTGACTCATGCGTGCCTTCTTTCACCAAGATACGAATACGAAACCTGGGTGGAAGACATCGTTCAAGACGCACTCGTATTCCTAAGCCAATCAACGTGGCAAGAGAGCAGTGTGTGATGGTAGGAGTGATCTTGATTAACACCTCCGACAAGTCTTTATGCTTGTCTGGGCCATTTTTAACATGGATATCCGCAAAGTTGACCACCGCAAGTTGAGCCAATGTCAACGGGTGTTCGGGGTCAGATATGGAACCAATGAGATCGAATATCTCCTGTGCgtcgatttcttcttcgggTTCGTCGTCGTCGGACCAGTTGTCGGAGCTTTCTCCTGTGAGTTCAGGTGATGATAGGTTTTCCGTCTGAAAAAGGGAAAGTGATGTGAAAGTGTCAAGGAGCTTTGACTTGACGGCGGTTTGGGCCAGCTCGTACGCTCCAAGACGTGTGGGAAGCGACTCCACGTTGATTATCGTGGGGTTGGCGTTAATGACTTCGTCTGACATGTGTGCTACCAAATGAGTCTGTGCTGAATAATGATTTGAGATTGAAATGGTGATGCGCACAAAAACCGAGATTAAAGCTTTTGATACACACGCCCGTATGCAAAACTATAGCACACTGTTTCTCAGTATCCTGGCCCCATTGGTATGCGTTCAGGTGCCGAATGGTGATGCCCCATATGAACAGATTATACGTCAGTTTTCAGAACTAAATTTGGCGGGAAAACTGTGGCATAACTCCATTCTCAAGAATCGACTACTGTCAAACAGCTTTCTCGTCAATGTGTCAACATCTACAAAATACTCAGCTGAGGTGCTTAAACTGCTAAACGACCTCAAAGTGAAAGATAAACACTCCCGTTATTCCCCTTTCAACACCGACTCCGACCTTTTCCCCAACGGAATACTCTCTGAGAACTGGTTTCTCAAGTACCAACAGTTGAAACCATTTGCATTTGTTCAGACAATGGAACTCCCCGATGTAGCCACCAGAGATGATGAAATAGCTGCTGAAATGACCGAGTTGAAAAGCGGATTTGATGCTGCCGGTATAAAGTTTGTGGTTATTCTAATATCCAAGTCAACCAATTCACTGGAGGATGAGATTAGAATCAATCGATTCCGACAGCTTACAAACTTGACAAAGGCAACGGGTCTTCTTTACTTGAATTGTGTACTGAAGGAATACTCCAGTGAAGTGGATGTTTTTGTAACAAGTCTAGTTTCGAATTTGAAGTCATCTGCGGTTGACTTCTACAAAGCCATTGAATCAAAAATTAGGCAACGACACAAGAAGTACTACTCGATCCCCACATCCACCCACATCGACACGACCATTGAGTTGACTCCCAAGTTCTTAGAAACCCGGAATCTCATCAAACAGGGGATAATCGACCAGTTCTTGTATCCACATAATCTTGAAAGCTGTATACATTTCTTAGAGTTGGGCTACCAAAACTTGGTTGAAATTGTGCTGGAGAACTACTTTGAGTTTTCGAAGGACCACATCTCATCGCGTGACTTGACCCTTTATCAGGAGCTCCGGAATCTTATTGACGTTACAGCTTTTCAAATCGTGAGGGCTTATTTGTCAATTGAAGATCCGATTACAGCATTGAAAAAGCACGCTGCCCATATTTCAAATGTCACATCGATTACAAGGGGGAGAATAGAATCAGGACAGTGGATTGCTGTTCAGTATGAATGGTTAGCtgagttgttggagatggtaCCCAAATCTATTCTTACCGAAGCCAACATCAGAGTCTACAGTAAGAAGCACAAGAACAGCAAGATCACTAGGTATGCCGGAGGGGTTCGTTTCCACGATGATAACGTAGATGTGCTTCTTGACCCCGGCTTGCTCTATTTAAAATGCTCATCTTACTTAACTGGTGTTTCTGAGACTACCCAGCTTGACTATTTGCGTATCTACAAAGATTCTGAAGAGCTCATTCTGAAAAGGAAGATATTGCTACATAAAGCTTTACAGAACGTAAGTATTGAAGGAAATGCCAAGTACATATGCTTCTTATTGGCTGGAGAATACTTTTCTTCTGGTGAATGGGAATTGTCTGCTGAACACTTTGAAAAGGCTTTAGGAGGTTGGAAGTCTACCGACAATTTGATAAAATCCAAATTGATAGAATGTTATCAGGAGTTGAATGCCCCTCATAAGTCATTGGAGTTACTTCTATTGTTGAACAATGGTACTGGTAATCACGAAGTTGATGTAAGTGCGATTGATGGAGATATCGATGTAAATTGTCATCTCTTTGACGTCGATATTTTGTTCGCCGATGAGAAAAGGTGTTCGGGTGTGACTGAAGATGTTACTGTATTTGACAATATTGTGTGCCAGCTTTCACTTCGCCCTAAGGTCAATATTGACGCAATTAAGAATCACATAAAAGGAAAAGTGGTTGAaatattgttcaaaataacCGATGTAGAAGTGAATTTTCAAAACGAAGATAGCAAAGAACTCACAGGCTTATCAAATATAAAGGTATTCCATGATTCAAGCATTAAAGATACTGTTTTGCAGAAACCTGAAGACACTAAAGCAAACTTGAGTTTTGTGTCAAACCACCAGAAGGTTTTGGAGGTTTCACAGCTGGTGCAGAAGTCCGGAGTATACCAATTAAAGACTGTCAAACTAAAATCAGTAttggaaatcaaagttGATAGTAAAACATTGGTTATTAGAAACAGTGAATCAATTACTCCCACGAGGCAGCCACTGTATAACTGgtacttcaagaagcttgacgattctttgatcaaagtcCCCGTCAAAATCTCCTCTTCCTTTAGGGCTCATCAGATTCGAGTCCTTCCTATCAGACCCAATGTGGTTGTAACAATGAGACCTCCCCagatcaacttcatcacTCTAGGAGAACGAGTCACGTTGACTTTCGATGTACAGTTTCAAAATGAAAGGAAACTCAACTACAATAAGATTTCCCTATCTCCTCGAGTGAAAGTCACTAGCAATTCTGACGCAGGCGACTTGGTCCTCGTTGACCCAAAAGTTAACTGGGATGGCTTGAAAGATGATGAGGCATTAGTGCTTCAGGAATTGGATAAAACAGATGCAGTCACAGTGAAAATGAACCTTGCGATACACAGTACTTCCTTACAcgctgaagaagaacttaAGAAATCCAACAACTCCTACCAAGCTGTACTTGATTTGAAGACGATAGTAGCGGAAGAAGGTGAACAAGAGACAAATGATACAGAGTCCAGTGCACTAGCTGTCTACGACACTGCAACGTATATTCTCCCCATCGTCAACGTACCCTTTAACTGCCGAGTATCAATTGCTCCACGGTTCAGAGACACTAAAGACGGTGTGAATGACATGCCCAACCCGTTCATAATGCACGGTAGCAACCACTTGTCGATGCCCATTGTGACCCGGTTGTGGCAGGCCAAGCTCATGTTGAATGAACCGAGCGAGGATATCGAGGCCACGAATATCGAGTTCCAAGTCAAGTCTCAAAATTCAGAGATTTTGGTAGACTTGTTGccaaaagttggaaatgTCTCGAAAACTCAAACGTTTGCAACCAGAAGCAAAAATGGAGTTTCCCACCGTAATGTCATGATGGTAGTATCAGCGAAGATTGACTGGAGACGTAAGGGCTCCGACCAGCTGAATGTATTCTCAACGGACGAGTGGGAGATTGTGTTGCCATTGTCAGATCCTCGTATGCTCTTGAAAGTTGAGAAACTAAAGAACGAGGAAAAGACTGTGAAACTTAAATACATTATTGAAAACCCAACGCCACGgatcttcattttcagcAGCAAGTTGGTGGACGATAACGAGAGGTTCATCTGgaactttgatgatgagagAAACATGTACCCACTAGTACAAACCAAGTTTCCGGTTTTACCATTCAACCGATTCCAACTCGAGTACTACGGACAGTTTAACAGCAGCGAGAGTGTGATACAAATGCCgcagttgaaggtgtttgaCATCCAGTACAAAGTAAGCTTACCTGCGTTACCGGTGGCTGACGATGTGATCACTCGTGATGGGTTGTTAATGTGGAGACGGCAATAGTGAATATGAGACGGCATTAGTGAATACGATACGAGCAGTAAGACCAATTGAGAAAGATTATGGGACTATGATTTCAACAGACTTGCCATTGACATCAGTAACTGCCAAATACTTTAGTAATCGCCTATTAAATACAAGCGTAAATTTAGACTATAAAAGCTGATCCAGGAGCCACAGAACAACATTCAGTGAAACTCTCTGGTTCATCACATACTCTAGTTAACATTCAACAACTCGACGTCGAAGAGCAAGGTGGCGTTAGGTGGAATCAAACCTGGGAATCCTCTTGGTCCGTAGGCCTCATGACCTGGAATAGTCAATTTGGCTCTAGAACCAACCGACAACTTGGGGATGGCAGTGTCCCAACCGACAATCACCTGGCCAACGCCAATGGTGCACTGGAAAGGCTTGCCCTTATCTCTGGAAGAGTCGAACTTCTTACCGTTTTCCAAAGTACCAGTGTAGTGGATGGTAACGAGATCACCTTGTTTTGGAAAGGTCTTTCCATCTCCTTCTTGGAGGAATTCGATCTGGGTAGTTTGAGGAGCAGACATTCTAAAGGCAGTTGAGGTAAACAATCGACTTGATGAGGCAAAGGTGGTTCTGAATACGGGTTTACAAACGGCACTaagaatcatcaacgaATTTTTTCCTGAGTGCGGCCACAGGTGAAAAAACTGTGAATTTATGGTAAGGACACACTACTATAAAAAGAAGGGTCAGTTATGCAGCAATGAAATCGGTACATATATTGAATGAAAGTAGAATGTGAACAAATCTCAGATGAGCTAATAAGAGCAATTGGCTGATGTGTAGTATCAAGGAGATGAATGTGTAAAATGTGAAGAATGCTGTGTACAGCCGGCCCCCGCGAACCTCAGGCTAATTCTGTGCGCAGCAGCAAACCTGCCTCTACCGCACGTCTTTTTGAATGGTAGACAGAAAATAGTCAGGTTATGGGGAACTGTGATGTTGCAATAGAAATCGACCGGGCTACCTCGGGTGGAACATTCACAAACTATGACGTTCTCACGGGTTCCGTCAAACTTACCGTCACCGGATCCATTTCGCTCAATTATATCCAGGTGAAACTAGAAGGTATTTCCAAAACAGAGCTATCAATTCCCCGAGAGGTCCTTCGAAGAGACAAGCGAGATAGGCGAGAAAAGCGCGATAAGATTCTCCAGGATGCTCACCGGGTGCTTTACGATACACTTATAGTGTTCCCGCCAGAGAACATCCGGCAGGTGTCCAAGGCCAAAGAATTCACCTTAACTCCAGGCACATATACGTACCCGTTCACGTTTAAGTTACCGCTTAACAACTCATGCATCAAGTTGCTGggcatcaccaacaaagtGCTGTTCAacatgaagaagttggatcTCAAGATCAACAATGGTAatttcaactccaacatGGTGAAGAACATGGCGGTTCTGTATCTCCAAGGACAACAGATGCCTTCAACATCGGCACCGCCACCGACCCAGCAGGCTTACCATGTGACGGCGCAGCTTCCACCGCTGCTCAGTGGTCTCGGTGAATTTGCATCTATTAAGTACTTTGTCAAGGTAACCTGCAAGCGGTCGTCGTTTCTTAAGGTGAACCTCCGGGCCTTCGACCCGTTTATTTTTCTTCCATTGGATTTGGATAGCCACAACTTGCCGTTAATCCACAGTGAAGACTACGAAGAGTATAGAGAGGCATTTGTGCGTAAAGATGTGGTATTCAAAAACCGCATTCCTGAGATCATAGGGGTCAAGATGCCTCTGGGGAAAGTTCTGATGTCTTCCAACGACAAGCTACTTCCACAGGCACCGTTGGTGGTGCCTAGAAAGAGCTTTCTCCAGAAACTATTTGAACCACCCGCACCTCCGCCCAATCCGAGACGAAACCTGGCTGCTCTGGGAAGCACGAGTCCTCGGCCACAGGTGAACACCCAAGACGTGCCGTTTGCATTTGAAATCCGCTTCAGGCACCCGGCCTTCTTGATTCCGACGAAACTCCCGTCGTTTAAACTCTATTTGGTGTCTAACGTGCGACCTTCGGTATACTCACTCTCAGAGTTTGGACGGCCCGAGGAGAGTAACGGACTTGGAGTGGTCTATTTACAACGTCTTGTGATGGATTTGACatctaccaccaccatttCCGTTCTTGAAAGCGACGGggtgttgaatgaaattCACAAATCCCGTCATGACGATGTCATCAACATTTGCAATAACACCTACCAGAATTTGAAGCTTGACCTCATGAACTGCAAACGTCTGAAAAACTCGTCCTCCACCACTGCCAGCAACAATCTTGCCAACAATGTCTACGAGTTGGAGATCCCCAAGAAGTACTTCGCCAACTGTGTGTTGCCTGACTACTTGTCACCATCTTTCAGAACTTGCAACATCCAACGGAAATACAGGTTGACGGTTGTAGGGGGATTTTCAAGCGAAAAAATTGCagacttcaacaacctgGCCGAGCTCACTCGAAAACTACTGTATGTGGACCTACAAATCAACGATATTAAGGTGCTTGGAGGATTGACCATGACTAGAAGCCTTCTGGAAGGTGcatcaacatccacaatCCCCACCATAAATAAGCCATTGCCGGATGAAAAGACCGCTAATGGTGCTGACTCCCACCTAGTGCCGCCACCAAAGCTCCCGAACAGACCCGATGGCCTACCTGTTGGTGGTGCCTCTTCTGCTGAATCCAGTCAAGATAGTCTTCCTCTTCCCACCTATGAAGATGTCATGAAAGAAAGCACGTACCAGAACCCGTCCGACCATCAACGGGCCCGCAGACGGTACCAGCAGCACGAGCACTACTATAATAACCTCGAGTAGGCCCTCGACTAATCTCTTGTATATCTAGTCATAGTCTGCCTGAAATCAGTACATAACCCATATGGTTTGCGCACGCCGTCCCAACCTCGACTTCGGTTTCCTCGCGAATTCCAATCCTTGTCCACTGAAAAAAAGTTCTCTCGATTGCCAGACCGTTGATTTAATA
The window above is part of the Yamadazyma tenuis chromosome 4, complete sequence genome. Proteins encoded here:
- a CDS encoding uncharacterized protein (COG:S; EggNog:ENOG503NUC3); the encoded protein is MGNCDVAIEIDRATSGGTFTNYDVLTGSVKLTVTGSISLNYIQVKLEGISKTELSIPREVLRRDKRDRREKRDKILQDAHRVLYDTLIVFPPENIRQVSKAKEFTLTPGTYTYPFTFKLPLNNSCIKLSGITNKVSFNMKKLDLKINNGNFNSNMVKNMAVSYLQGQQMPSTSAPPPTQQAYHVTAQLPPSLSGLGEFASIKYFVKVTCKRSSFLKVNLRAFDPFIFLPLDLDSHNLPLIHSEDYEEYREAFVRKDVVFKNRIPEIIGVKMPSGKVSMSSNDKLLPQAPLVVPRKSFLQKLFEPPAPPPNPRRNSAASGSTSPRPQVNTQDVPFAFEIRFRHPAFLIPTKLPSFKLYLVSNVRPSVYSLSEFGRPEESNGLGVVYLQRLVMDLTSTTTISVLESDGVLNEIHKSRHDDVINICNNTYQNLKLDLMNCKRSKNSSSTTASNNLANNVYELEIPKKYFANCVLPDYLSPSFRTCNIQRKYRLTVVGGFSSEKIADFNNSAELTRKLSYVDLQINDIKVLGGLTMTRSLSEGASTSTIPTINKPLPDEKTANGADSHLVPPPKLPNRPDGLPVGGASSAESSQDSLPLPTYEDVMKESTYQNPSDHQRARRRYQQHEHYYNNLE
- a CDS encoding uncharacterized protein (COG:S; EggNog:ENOG503Q3F4); its protein translation is MQNYSTSFLSISAPLLSSKDKHSRYSPFNTDSDLFPNGILSENWFLKYQQLKPFAFVQTMELPDVATRDDEIAAEMTELKSGFDAAGIKFVVILISKSTNSSEDEIRINRFRQLTNLTKATGLLYLNCVSKEYSSEVDVFVTSLVSNLKSSAVDFYKAIESKIRQRHKKYYSIPTSTHIDTTIELTPKFLETRNLIKQGIIDQFLYPHNLESCIHFLELGYQNLVEIVSENYFEFSKDHISSRDLTLYQELRNLIDVTAFQIVRAYLSIEDPITALKKHAAHISNVTSITRGRIESGQWIAVQYEWLAELLEMVPKSILTEANIRVYSKKHKNSKITRYAGGVRFHDDNVDVLLDPGLLYLKCSSYLTGVSETTQLDYLRIYKDSEELISKRKILLHKALQNVSIEGNAKYICFLLAGEYFSSGEWELSAEHFEKALGGWKSTDNLIKSKLIECYQELNAPHKSLELLLLLNNGTGNHEVDVSAIDGDIDVNCHLFDVDILFADEKRCSGVTEDVTVFDNIVCQLSLRPKVNIDAIKNHIKGKVVEILFKITDVEVNFQNEDSKELTGLSNIKVFHDSSIKDTVLQKPEDTKANLSFVSNHQKVLEVSQSVQKSGVYQLKTVKLKSVLEIKVDSKTLVIRNSESITPTRQPSYNWYFKKLDDSLIKVPVKISSSFRAHQIRVLPIRPNVVVTMRPPQINFITLGERVTLTFDVQFQNERKLNYNKISLSPRVKVTSNSDAGDLVLVDPKVNWDGLKDDEALVLQELDKTDAVTVKMNLAIHSTSLHAEEELKKSNNSYQAVLDLKTIVAEEGEQETNDTESSALAVYDTATYILPIVNVPFNCRVSIAPRFRDTKDGVNDMPNPFIMHGSNHLSMPIVTRLWQAKLMLNEPSEDIEATNIEFQVKSQNSEILVDLLPKVGNVSKTQTFATRSKNGVSHRNVMMVVSAKIDWRRKGSDQSNVFSTDEWEIVLPLSDPRMLLKVEKLKNEEKTVKLKYIIENPTPRIFIFSSKLVDDNERFIWNFDDERNMYPLVQTKFPVLPFNRFQLEYYGQFNSSESVIQMPQLKVFDIQYKVSLPALPVADDVITRDGLLMWRRQ
- a CDS encoding uncharacterized protein (EggNog:ENOG503P312; BUSCO:EOG09264O3B; COG:S); its protein translation is MSDEVINANPTIINVESLPTRLGAYESAQTAVKSKLLDTFTSLSLFQTENLSSPELTGESSDNWSDDDEPEEEIDAQEIFDLIGSISDPEHPLTLAQLAVVNFADIHVKNGPDKHKDLSEVLIKITPTITHCSLATLIGLGIRVRLERCLPPRFRIRILVKEGTHESENQVNKQLNDKERVAAACENEQLLTVISQMLGSCK
- the FPR1 gene encoding FK506 binding protein proline rotamase rapamycin-binding protein (EggNog:ENOG503P4BA; COG:O), with the protein product MILSAVCKPVFRTTFASSSRLFTSTAFRMSAPQTTQIEFLQEGDGKTFPKQGDLVTIHYTGTLENGKKFDSSRDKGKPFQCTIGVGQVIVGWDTAIPKLSVGSRAKLTIPGHEAYGPRGFPGLIPPNATLLFDVELLNVN
- the CPY1 gene encoding carboxypeptidase C (MEROPS:MER0002010; COG:O; EggNog:ENOG503NWF4), giving the protein MRLSTAFAAANSLAALNALAIQNPFDTNMLQTPLSLMNNNRLLKLFGDNAGTDFFESMGNFLNEPVSKLTQSTKDLWAEMMADYPHAVTSMMNKIPGKKSIEHKFDFLVKSDKFKNHKLRGKATPKSLGIDDVKQYTGYLDIEDEDKHFFYWFFESRNDPKTDPVILWLNGGPGCSSMTGLFFELGPSSIGEDLKPIRNPHSWNNNASVIFLDQPVNVGYSYSSESVTDTTAAAVDVLAFLELFYAKFPEYQKLPFHIAGESYAGHYIPTMAKTILEAPEKNFELTSVLIGNGLTDPLVQYNYYQPMACGGGGYPSVLEPEECDSMEASIGRCTSLIAACYESSSAWACVPATIYCNNAQMGPYQKTGRNVYDIRTMCEGQLCYSQMDYIDQYLNLPEVKAAVGAEVEEFESCNFDINRNFLFTGDWMKPQFKEDVIEVLDSGLPVLIYAGDKDFICNWLGNQGWTDALEWKGADGFSVAPVQKWNNGKVHAGDVKNFDKFTFLRVFGGGHMVPFDQPENSLDMVNRWIAGDYTFGY